In the genome of Chiloscyllium plagiosum isolate BGI_BamShark_2017 chromosome 33, ASM401019v2, whole genome shotgun sequence, one region contains:
- the tmem101 gene encoding transmembrane protein 101 isoform X2, giving the protein MALEVRRRLFKILMRFGAIILTRFPFWNCFSMLMLFAERADQRRKPDIPVPYLYFDMGAAVICASFMSFGVKRRWFALGAALQLAVSTYASYIGEQVHYGDWLKVRMYSRTIAVIGGFLILASGAGEVYRQKPRTRSLQSTGQVFLGINLICVAYSLQHSKEDRLAYLNHIIGVIHAGKLHWKCATEVPDDLAGNFKRLLLCKVSGFPTEPAGHFEIIVLLYDKFYFPPQGHWYPQLHSLTRHPSGSSDLK; this is encoded by the exons ATGGCGCTGGAGGTTCGCAGGCGGCTCTTTAAAATCCTCATGCGCTTCGGCGCCATCATCCTGACCCGCTTCCCGTTCTGGAACTGCTTCAGCATGTTGATGCTGTTCGCGGAGCGGGCCGACCAGCGcag GAAGCCGGATATTCCAGTGCCATACCTCTATTTTGATATGGGTGCCGCAGTGATTTGTGCCAGTTTCATGTCTTTTGGAGTGAAGAGGAGGTGGTTTGCTTTGGGGGCTGCCCTCCAATTGGCTGTTAGTACATATGCGTCATACATTGGAGAACAAGTCCATTATGGGGACTGGCTGAAG GTGAGAATGTATTCCAGAACTATAGCTGTTATTGGAGGATTTTTGATTTTAGCAAGTGGTGCTGGTGAAGTTTACAGGCAGAAGCCACGTACCAGGTCGTTGCAGTCTACTGGACAGGTGTTTCTTGGCATCAACCTTATTTGTGTG GCCTACTCCCTGCAGCACAGTAAGGAGGACCGTCTGGCCTATCTGAACCACATCATAGGAG TTATTCATGCTGGCAAGCTACACTGGAAATGTGCAACTGAGGTGCCAGATGATCTAGCTGGCAACTTCAAGAGACTACTTTTGTGTAAGGTCAGTGGGTTTCCTACAGAGCCAGCAGGACATTTTGAGATCATTGTTCTTTTGTATGACAAGTTTTATTTTCCACCACAAGGCCACTGGTATCCCCAGCTGCACAGTTTAACAAGGCATCCATCAGGTTCTTCAGATCTGAAGTAG
- the tmem101 gene encoding transmembrane protein 101 isoform X1, with amino-acid sequence MALEVRRRLFKILMRFGAIILTRFPFWNCFSMLMLFAERADQRRKPDIPVPYLYFDMGAAVICASFMSFGVKRRWFALGAALQLAVSTYASYIGEQVHYGDWLKVRMYSRTIAVIGGFLILASGAGEVYRQKPRTRSLQSTGQVFLGINLICVAYSLQHSKEDRLAYLNHIIGGEITLQLLFVLYAVLALSFLSGYCVRTAAQILSVLMPLVILFIDGNVGYWHHSRRIEFWNQMKLLGQNVGIFGAAIILATDC; translated from the exons ATGGCGCTGGAGGTTCGCAGGCGGCTCTTTAAAATCCTCATGCGCTTCGGCGCCATCATCCTGACCCGCTTCCCGTTCTGGAACTGCTTCAGCATGTTGATGCTGTTCGCGGAGCGGGCCGACCAGCGcag GAAGCCGGATATTCCAGTGCCATACCTCTATTTTGATATGGGTGCCGCAGTGATTTGTGCCAGTTTCATGTCTTTTGGAGTGAAGAGGAGGTGGTTTGCTTTGGGGGCTGCCCTCCAATTGGCTGTTAGTACATATGCGTCATACATTGGAGAACAAGTCCATTATGGGGACTGGCTGAAG GTGAGAATGTATTCCAGAACTATAGCTGTTATTGGAGGATTTTTGATTTTAGCAAGTGGTGCTGGTGAAGTTTACAGGCAGAAGCCACGTACCAGGTCGTTGCAGTCTACTGGACAGGTGTTTCTTGGCATCAACCTTATTTGTGTG GCCTACTCCCTGCAGCACAGTAAGGAGGACCGTCTGGCCTATCTGAACCACATCATAGGAGGTGAAATTACACTCCAGTTGTTGTTTGTACTATATGCTGTACTGGCCTTGTCTTTCCTCTCTGGCTATTGTGTACGGACTGCAGCCCAGATACTGTCTGTTCTTATGCCTCTTGTAATTCTCTTTATCGATGGCAATGTGGGCTATTGGCATCATTCCCGCCGGATTGAATTCTGGAATCAAATGAAGCTTCTTGGGCAGAATGTGGGCATTTTTGGCGCTGCTATAATTTTGGCAACAGATTGTTAA
- the tmem101 gene encoding transmembrane protein 101 isoform X4, whose product MALEVRRRLFKILMRFGAIILTRFPFWNCFSMLMLFAERADQRRKPDIPVPYLYFDMGAAVICASFMSFGVKRRWFALGAALQLAVSTYASYIGEQVHYGDWLKVRMYSRTIAVIGGFLILASGAGEVYRQKPRTRSLQSTGQVFLGINLICVAYSLQHSKEDRLAYLNHIIGGQLQKNL is encoded by the exons ATGGCGCTGGAGGTTCGCAGGCGGCTCTTTAAAATCCTCATGCGCTTCGGCGCCATCATCCTGACCCGCTTCCCGTTCTGGAACTGCTTCAGCATGTTGATGCTGTTCGCGGAGCGGGCCGACCAGCGcag GAAGCCGGATATTCCAGTGCCATACCTCTATTTTGATATGGGTGCCGCAGTGATTTGTGCCAGTTTCATGTCTTTTGGAGTGAAGAGGAGGTGGTTTGCTTTGGGGGCTGCCCTCCAATTGGCTGTTAGTACATATGCGTCATACATTGGAGAACAAGTCCATTATGGGGACTGGCTGAAG GTGAGAATGTATTCCAGAACTATAGCTGTTATTGGAGGATTTTTGATTTTAGCAAGTGGTGCTGGTGAAGTTTACAGGCAGAAGCCACGTACCAGGTCGTTGCAGTCTACTGGACAGGTGTTTCTTGGCATCAACCTTATTTGTGTG GCCTACTCCCTGCAGCACAGTAAGGAGGACCGTCTGGCCTATCTGAACCACATCATAGGAG